The Candidatus Woesearchaeota archaeon genome includes a window with the following:
- the secY gene encoding preprotein translocase subunit SecY yields MSFIKTLAAYLPEVGGPSQRKLGFKEKMKWTLLTLVLFFVLGMVSLFGLGANALEQFEFLSLILGAEFGSIISLGIGPLVTASIVIQLLNGSGLIKFDTSTPEGKKNFQAVQKCTAIFFVIFEACIYVFMGGLAPPAQHAGTALYFWLELLIVFQLFIGGMLIMFMDEVVSKWGFGSGISLFIAAGVAKQLFIRLFSPFTTSGSMGWPFGTEAPIGKLLELFHSLLTANPVGAALALATIATTAVIFCMAVYGQSMKVEIPLSFGRVRGHAIRWPLNFMYTSNIPVILIAALLANIQLWARLLQNWGHPFLGTFVGNSPATGLVMWLSPPNILDAVIKGTVTGGLIAVAVFYILILMIGATIFSYFWVQTSGMDANSQAKQILKSGLSIPGFRQDPRIMERILQRYIGPLTIMGGLSIGFLAGVADVMGALVNGTSLLLSIMIVYRLYEDIAKQHMYDMHPMMKKMMDI; encoded by the coding sequence ATGTCATTCATCAAGACGCTTGCAGCATACCTCCCCGAGGTAGGTGGGCCTTCCCAACGAAAACTGGGATTTAAGGAAAAGATGAAATGGACACTGCTCACGCTGGTACTTTTCTTTGTGTTGGGTATGGTCAGCTTGTTTGGGCTCGGCGCAAATGCGCTGGAACAGTTTGAATTTTTATCCCTGATTCTCGGCGCAGAATTCGGCTCAATTATCTCACTGGGAATTGGCCCGCTGGTCACTGCATCTATCGTTATCCAGTTGCTGAACGGTTCCGGCCTGATAAAGTTTGACACAAGCACGCCGGAAGGAAAGAAAAACTTTCAGGCCGTGCAGAAATGTACAGCGATTTTTTTCGTTATCTTTGAAGCATGTATTTATGTTTTTATGGGCGGCCTTGCACCACCGGCACAACATGCAGGTACGGCACTTTATTTTTGGCTCGAGCTCTTGATTGTATTCCAGCTGTTTATCGGCGGCATGCTTATCATGTTTATGGATGAAGTGGTAAGCAAATGGGGCTTTGGCTCCGGTATTAGTTTGTTTATCGCTGCGGGTGTTGCCAAACAACTTTTTATCCGCCTATTTTCCCCATTTACGACGTCAGGATCAATGGGCTGGCCATTCGGCACTGAAGCACCGATTGGAAAATTATTGGAATTGTTCCACTCCTTGCTGACGGCAAACCCGGTCGGTGCGGCGCTTGCCTTGGCAACCATTGCAACAACTGCAGTCATTTTTTGTATGGCAGTGTATGGGCAATCAATGAAGGTTGAGATTCCACTTTCCTTTGGCCGTGTGCGCGGGCATGCAATCCGCTGGCCGCTCAATTTTATGTACACGAGCAACATTCCGGTTATTTTAATTGCAGCACTTCTGGCAAACATACAACTTTGGGCACGGCTACTCCAAAATTGGGGGCATCCATTTCTGGGCACGTTTGTGGGAAACAGCCCTGCAACAGGATTGGTCATGTGGCTGTCACCCCCGAACATTCTTGATGCAGTTATTAAGGGCACGGTAACCGGAGGATTAATTGCGGTTGCAGTATTTTATATCCTTATATTGATGATTGGCGCAACCATCTTTTCCTATTTTTGGGTGCAAACCTCAGGCATGGACGCGAACAGCCAGGCAAAGCAGATTCTAAAGTCAGGGCTTAGTATTCCTGGTTTCCGCCAGGACCCGCGAATTATGGAGCGTATCCTGCAAAGGTATATTGGACCATTAACAATTATGGGTGGCCTATCAATTGGATTCCTCGCCGGTGTTGCTGACGTTATGGGTGCGCTGGTCAACGGCACATCCTTGCTCCTCTCGATTATGATTGTGTATCGGCTGTATGAAGACATTGCAAAACAGCATATGTATGATATGCATCCGATGATGAAAAAAATGATGGACATCTAA
- a CDS encoding EMC3/TMCO1 family protein, whose amino-acid sequence MVFEALGTMVGSILDPVLLPLLKLGPFWALFIISLVISALTTLVYKLVTNQERMREIREKTKALQKEIKETSKKDPAKAMELQKKLFAMSKEQMMGSFKPMFITLLPLLIIFGWLNTNLGYEPLQPNQEFTTIVTFEKNVNGNVSIEAPQLDILDDKTQSAHDDTAQWRLKGLTGTYDAQYTFMGKTYTHTFIIKDQGKKGYLQPVKRVSDGLIKTISVDLQKIEVMNIFGWKLGWLGVYIMFSLIFSMSLRKVMNVY is encoded by the coding sequence ATGGTATTTGAAGCACTGGGAACAATGGTTGGAAGTATTCTTGACCCGGTACTTCTCCCCCTTCTGAAGCTCGGCCCGTTTTGGGCATTGTTTATCATTTCCCTGGTAATTTCAGCATTGACCACGCTGGTGTACAAACTTGTGACAAATCAGGAGCGTATGCGCGAAATCCGTGAAAAGACCAAGGCACTGCAAAAGGAGATTAAGGAAACAAGCAAAAAAGACCCCGCGAAGGCAATGGAACTGCAGAAAAAGTTGTTTGCGATGAGCAAGGAACAGATGATGGGTTCCTTCAAGCCCATGTTTATCACGCTTCTTCCACTCTTGATTATTTTTGGCTGGCTCAACACGAACTTAGGGTATGAGCCCTTGCAGCCAAATCAAGAATTTACGACCATCGTCACGTTTGAAAAAAATGTCAATGGCAACGTGTCAATTGAGGCACCCCAGCTTGATATTCTCGACGACAAAACGCAATCGGCCCATGATGATACTGCCCAGTGGCGCCTGAAAGGGCTGACTGGAACTTATGATGCCCAATACACATTCATGGGCAAAACATACACCCATACGTTCATCATCAAAGACCAGGGGAAAAAAGGATACCTGCAGCCGGTGAAGCGAGTGAGTGATGGCCTGATCAAGACCATTTCAGTTGACCTACAAAAGATTGAGGTCATGAATATTTTTGGATGGAAACTGGGTTGGCTGGGTGTTTATATTATGTTCTCGCTGATTTTCAGCATGAGCCTGAGAAAAGTGATGAATGTGTATTAG
- a CDS encoding glycosyltransferase family 39 protein — translation MARVSSSSSSSHRIFPWLLIALFFTVFSIRVVLSLQADNFSGEEAYFTLRQIDSITNTGIPLYHDPLSFGGRDYVFAPFFYYVVSLFSMVFPPWFVGKILLNLSATSLLILIYGITKKITGDEHPALFSAFVGSFIPVFFVTTLNTFSIASFVFPLLFLIVYLYLSIEKQRSTFLFMGLFFLLSLTHYLGALFIVSWIIYLILLKVNDLSASRAEIEIGIFSIFLFLWTQLLIYKDALLQNGISVIWQNVPHHIFATYFKDISLSSALYFIGLIPLLYGAYAVFYHTFYTEKNKKITFLTSFALATFILLWLKFIKVELGLISLGTIMSILFSEFYLHIFDYLKKTRFAHHTKIIGVCLFFVVVSSSVLPSLVYARRSVHDALSPQELYGYIWLKNTTPEDSVVLSSPQEGHFVTALAHRKNVIDTNFLRIKDSDKIFEDVTTIYTTHYETEAIKLLNAYHVDYVLVTERMRATFPDDPAFIADERCFGTVFSNSAVTIYESKCKLA, via the coding sequence ATGGCACGGGTTTCATCCTCTTCATCGTCATCACACCGGATTTTTCCTTGGCTTCTCATTGCGCTCTTTTTCACAGTGTTTTCCATCCGTGTGGTGCTTAGTCTTCAGGCAGACAATTTCAGCGGCGAGGAAGCATATTTCACGCTCCGCCAGATCGATTCTATCACCAATACTGGTATTCCACTCTACCATGATCCACTGAGTTTTGGTGGCAGAGACTATGTCTTTGCACCCTTTTTTTATTATGTTGTTTCTCTGTTCAGCATGGTATTTCCGCCGTGGTTTGTGGGAAAGATCTTGCTTAATCTCAGTGCAACAAGCCTGCTCATCCTTATTTATGGCATAACCAAAAAAATAACCGGCGACGAACATCCTGCACTGTTCTCTGCGTTTGTCGGCAGCTTTATTCCTGTTTTTTTTGTGACCACGCTCAATACTTTTTCAATCGCCTCATTTGTTTTTCCTCTGCTCTTTCTTATTGTGTATCTCTACTTATCAATTGAAAAACAGCGTTCAACCTTCCTCTTTATGGGGCTTTTTTTCCTGCTTTCGCTGACACACTATCTCGGCGCACTGTTCATTGTTTCGTGGATTATCTACCTCATCTTGCTCAAAGTGAATGACCTTTCCGCGAGCCGCGCAGAAATTGAAATCGGCATTTTTTCTATCTTCTTGTTCCTCTGGACACAACTGCTCATTTACAAGGATGCATTGCTGCAGAATGGCATAAGTGTCATATGGCAGAACGTGCCGCACCACATTTTTGCAACCTATTTTAAAGACATCAGCCTTTCTTCAGCATTGTACTTCATCGGACTCATTCCACTCCTCTACGGCGCCTATGCTGTTTTTTACCATACCTTCTACACAGAAAAAAACAAAAAAATAACTTTCCTCACTTCATTTGCGCTTGCCACATTTATTCTGCTCTGGCTCAAATTTATCAAAGTTGAACTGGGATTGATATCATTGGGCACCATTATGAGCATTCTTTTTTCTGAATTTTACCTTCACATTTTTGACTATCTCAAAAAAACACGCTTTGCCCACCACACAAAAATCATCGGAGTATGCCTCTTTTTCGTTGTCGTTTCATCTTCAGTTCTTCCCTCACTCGTCTATGCCCGGCGTTCAGTGCATGATGCGCTTTCACCACAAGAGCTCTATGGGTACATCTGGCTCAAAAACACAACTCCAGAAGACTCAGTCGTGTTAAGCTCACCTCAGGAAGGCCATTTTGTGACTGCGCTTGCGCATCGCAAGAATGTCATTGACACAAACTTTCTCCGTATCAAGGACAGCGACAAAATATTTGAAGATGTCACTACTATCTACACAACGCACTATGAAACAGAAGCAATAAAACTTTTGAATGCTTATCATGTTGATTATGTCCTTGTTACCGAGCGTATGCGTGCTACCTTTCCGGATGACCCTGCATTTATTGCCGACGAGCGCTGTTTTGGAACCGTGTTTTCAAATAGCGCAGTAACAATTTATGAAAGCAAATGCAAGCTTGCTTGA
- a CDS encoding uL30 family ribosomal protein: MTKDASSKVVVVRIRGDVNLNGQIRSTLDMLRLRKKHVCVIYNDSQVLRGMLRKVKDYVTWGIPDAETETLLRTKRASKHENVFFLAPPRKGHGRKGIKRSFVVGGALGERREKINELLQRMI, translated from the coding sequence ATGACAAAAGACGCATCATCCAAAGTGGTTGTCGTCCGCATCCGCGGCGATGTAAACCTGAACGGCCAGATACGTTCAACGCTCGACATGCTTCGCCTGCGCAAGAAACATGTGTGCGTCATCTACAATGACTCGCAGGTGCTTCGCGGTATGCTGAGAAAAGTGAAGGATTATGTCACGTGGGGAATCCCCGATGCAGAAACAGAAACGCTCCTACGCACAAAACGTGCTTCAAAGCATGAGAATGTGTTTTTCCTTGCGCCACCTCGCAAGGGACATGGAAGAAAAGGAATCAAACGAAGTTTTGTCGTTGGTGGGGCGCTGGGTGAGCGTCGTGAAAAGATTAACGAACTCCTGCAACGTATGATATGA
- the rnz gene encoding ribonuclease Z, with protein MALIELTFLGTSAMVPTKERNVQAVFLKYDTEGILFDCGEGTQRQMNIAGINRFSITRIFISHWHGDHIAGLVGLIQTLGKRAEQVRLQLHGPKGTKLHMEHLLKCSVFDQRIDLTIFEHTPRKATPIFESEDFCILAAPMHHTIPTLGYAFVQKDRWRVMMDAVRKLGIPEGPHLQQLQKGKSITYQGKKIEVDAVTERMQGKKIVIIPDTAPCASALELAQDADILVSESTYTSEHAEKAEEHCHMTAAQAGMLANQANAQKLILTHFSQRYKSVHAFEEEAKTYFPNVVCAYDFMHLNL; from the coding sequence ATGGCGCTTATCGAGCTTACTTTCCTCGGGACATCAGCTATGGTTCCGACCAAAGAACGGAACGTGCAGGCAGTTTTCCTTAAATATGACACTGAAGGAATCCTGTTTGACTGCGGTGAAGGCACCCAGCGCCAGATGAACATTGCCGGCATAAACCGATTTTCAATCACCCGTATTTTTATCTCGCATTGGCACGGCGACCATATTGCCGGCCTCGTCGGGCTCATCCAGACTCTGGGTAAGCGTGCTGAACAGGTGCGTCTCCAGCTCCACGGCCCTAAGGGCACAAAACTGCACATGGAGCATTTGCTCAAGTGTTCGGTTTTTGACCAGCGGATTGACCTCACTATTTTTGAGCACACGCCTCGCAAGGCAACCCCTATTTTTGAATCAGAAGATTTTTGTATCCTCGCTGCGCCAATGCACCACACTATTCCCACGCTTGGCTACGCGTTTGTGCAGAAAGACCGGTGGCGTGTCATGATGGACGCTGTGCGCAAGCTCGGCATTCCTGAAGGCCCACATCTCCAGCAGCTGCAAAAAGGAAAATCAATTACCTATCAGGGTAAAAAAATAGAAGTCGATGCCGTTACCGAGCGCATGCAAGGAAAAAAAATCGTCATCATTCCTGATACAGCACCCTGCGCCAGCGCGCTCGAGCTTGCGCAGGATGCCGATATTCTCGTGAGCGAATCAACCTACACAAGCGAGCATGCAGAAAAAGCAGAGGAGCACTGCCACATGACTGCTGCCCAAGCAGGCATGCTTGCGAACCAAGCAAACGCACAGAAACTCATCCTCACTCATTTTTCCCAACGCTACAAAAGCGTTCACGCATTCGAGGAGGAAGCGAAAACCTATTTTCCGAATGTGGTATGCGCCTACGACTTTATGCATCTCAACTTATAA
- a CDS encoding multiprotein bridging factor aMBF1, which yields MQCELCGQGTELVKARIEGVELDVCPACALFGTVIRKAAPMMHQGHQAAHQHHAASTESGERLITGFAETVRKQRGKLGLTQEAFARMLAERESVVQKMESGTYVPSLEVARKMERILKIKLIEQEKEEAIIMPQASSSAYTLGDFLKKR from the coding sequence ATGCAATGTGAATTGTGTGGACAAGGTACAGAACTCGTCAAGGCACGCATAGAAGGTGTTGAGCTGGATGTCTGCCCAGCATGCGCTTTGTTTGGCACAGTTATCAGAAAAGCAGCACCAATGATGCACCAGGGGCATCAAGCGGCGCACCAGCATCACGCAGCATCGACAGAATCAGGAGAACGGCTGATCACGGGATTTGCAGAGACTGTTAGAAAACAAAGGGGAAAACTGGGCCTGACACAGGAGGCTTTTGCGCGTATGCTTGCCGAACGGGAATCAGTCGTGCAGAAAATGGAATCAGGAACGTATGTCCCGTCGCTTGAAGTCGCGCGGAAAATGGAGCGAATTCTGAAAATAAAACTAATTGAACAGGAAAAAGAAGAGGCAATCATCATGCCACAGGCGTCGAGCAGTGCGTACACGCTTGGCGATTTTCTGAAGAAGCGCTAA
- a CDS encoding NFYB/HAP3 family transcription factor subunit: MTEKKLLPLAAMEKLLKHCGAGRVADSAKQALKEVLEAKAEEIARHAAQLASHAGRKTVKDEDIKLAAKR; this comes from the coding sequence ATGACAGAAAAAAAGCTCCTTCCGCTTGCAGCCATGGAAAAGCTCCTGAAACACTGCGGCGCTGGACGTGTTGCTGATTCTGCAAAACAGGCATTAAAAGAAGTTCTCGAAGCAAAAGCAGAAGAAATTGCCCGCCATGCTGCTCAACTGGCATCCCATGCCGGAAGAAAAACAGTCAAGGATGAAGACATAAAGCTTGCGGCAAAAAGATAA
- the radB gene encoding DNA repair and recombination protein RadB, which translates to MQDWCSTGHELLDKALGGGYESEVVTTLYGPSGSGKTNLCMVALAATVLNGKKAVFIDPEGGFSITRLSQILPDFKKYLDQVLLLKPMNFEEQKKSFEKLKRLVEANDTNIGIIIIDSISMLYRLEMGKENDFSNTNRELSAQIATLTEIARRKNIPVLVTSQVYSSFDERDRVNMVGGDILKYGSKCLIELEKYASGVRAAIIRKHRSQPEGKAALFRIVEQGIEAAEVPAAAPSEKRENEEK; encoded by the coding sequence ATGCAGGATTGGTGTTCGACAGGGCATGAGCTCTTGGATAAGGCACTCGGCGGGGGCTACGAGAGTGAAGTGGTCACCACGCTCTACGGACCATCCGGCTCTGGTAAGACAAACCTCTGTATGGTTGCCCTTGCGGCAACCGTTCTCAACGGAAAAAAAGCAGTGTTTATCGACCCCGAAGGAGGATTCTCTATCACGCGACTCAGCCAGATACTGCCTGATTTCAAAAAGTATCTTGACCAGGTATTGCTCCTGAAACCGATGAATTTTGAGGAACAGAAAAAGTCTTTTGAAAAATTGAAGCGGCTGGTTGAAGCAAACGACACGAACATTGGTATCATTATTATTGACAGCATTTCCATGCTCTACCGACTGGAGATGGGAAAGGAAAATGATTTCAGCAACACCAATCGTGAATTGAGCGCCCAGATTGCCACGCTTACGGAGATTGCACGACGGAAAAATATTCCGGTGCTCGTGACCAGCCAAGTGTACAGCTCATTCGACGAGCGCGACCGAGTGAACATGGTTGGTGGAGACATTCTCAAGTATGGCAGCAAATGCCTTATCGAATTGGAAAAGTATGCATCCGGTGTGCGTGCAGCAATTATCCGCAAGCATCGCTCACAACCTGAAGGAAAAGCTGCGCTGTTTCGCATTGTTGAACAGGGCATTGAAGCAGCTGAGGTGCCAGCAGCTGCACCATCGGAAAAGAGAGAGAACGAAGAAAAATAA
- the hjc gene encoding Holliday junction resolvase Hjc: MNTSAKGTRAERELLHLFWKTERFVVMRAPASGAIKYPCPDLLVGNHERKLAIECKSPGVPTQYFTGKEIADLRSFSTIFGAEPWVAIRFSPGLKPEWYFVSIEDLNPTDGGNFVVTLAAAQRKGLLFDEIIKK; this comes from the coding sequence ATGAACACTTCTGCAAAAGGAACCAGGGCCGAGCGTGAACTGCTTCACCTCTTTTGGAAAACCGAACGCTTCGTCGTCATGCGTGCGCCGGCAAGCGGCGCCATCAAATACCCATGCCCTGATTTGCTGGTCGGCAACCATGAGCGAAAATTGGCAATTGAATGCAAATCCCCTGGCGTTCCAACCCAATATTTTACCGGCAAAGAAATCGCTGACCTGCGCTCCTTTTCCACTATTTTTGGTGCAGAGCCGTGGGTTGCCATTCGATTTTCTCCCGGTCTGAAACCGGAATGGTACTTCGTATCGATCGAAGACCTGAATCCTACGGACGGTGGGAATTTTGTGGTCACGCTTGCTGCTGCCCAACGCAAGGGCTTGTTGTTTGATGAGATAATTAAAAAATAA
- the rpsB gene encoding 30S ribosomal protein S2 — MADQKSMLVPVDEYLKAGIHIGTKFKTKYLERFIYKSRPDGLFVLNLQKIDERIDLCANLLAKYHPQDILVVSKRENGWKPVKAFGKAVGATVFPGRYPPGILTNLQLETFIQPKILLVTDTWPDRNAVQDALKMGIPIVALCDTNNQANCIDFVVPCNNKGKKSLGLFFWILAREYLKRTGKGELTMPLTDFAEE; from the coding sequence ATGGCTGACCAAAAATCAATGCTCGTGCCCGTTGACGAATACCTCAAAGCAGGCATTCACATCGGCACCAAATTCAAGACAAAATACCTCGAAAGATTTATTTACAAATCGCGCCCAGATGGCCTGTTCGTGCTGAACCTACAGAAGATTGACGAGCGGATTGACCTCTGTGCCAACCTGCTTGCAAAATATCATCCGCAGGACATTCTGGTCGTGAGCAAGCGTGAAAATGGCTGGAAGCCGGTCAAGGCATTCGGCAAGGCAGTTGGTGCAACAGTCTTTCCTGGACGGTACCCGCCTGGCATCCTGACCAACCTTCAGCTCGAAACATTCATCCAACCGAAAATTCTGCTGGTGACTGACACATGGCCTGACCGCAACGCAGTCCAAGATGCATTGAAAATGGGTATTCCCATTGTTGCGCTCTGCGACACCAACAATCAGGCAAATTGTATTGATTTTGTGGTGCCCTGCAACAACAAGGGAAAGAAGTCTCTTGGCTTGTTTTTCTGGATTCTTGCCCGCGAATATCTCAAGCGCACCGGTAAGGGAGAATTAACCATGCCGCTGACTGATTTCGCTGAAGAATAA
- a CDS encoding uL15 family ribosomal protein codes for MTVNKRRKVRAYRGSKAHGGGSKKKRRGSGHRGGVGRAGSGKRADQKKPSMLKLGIVFGKHGFKKKNRSIITAVNLGWIETHLPALQAAGTAQEKGGVIEVDLKKAGYNKVLSAGHVTKKWALTTEYASAKVREKVEKAGGKLIVLNSSADAGGESASEKSE; via the coding sequence ATGACGGTTAACAAACGAAGAAAAGTACGGGCATACCGCGGCAGCAAAGCGCATGGCGGCGGCTCAAAGAAAAAGCGGCGTGGCTCAGGCCACCGTGGCGGCGTTGGCCGTGCCGGCTCAGGAAAGCGTGCAGACCAAAAAAAGCCATCCATGCTTAAGTTGGGCATTGTCTTTGGCAAGCACGGATTCAAAAAGAAAAATAGATCTATCATTACTGCAGTCAACCTTGGCTGGATTGAAACCCACCTGCCAGCACTTCAGGCAGCAGGAACAGCGCAGGAAAAAGGCGGTGTTATTGAAGTTGACCTGAAAAAAGCAGGATACAATAAAGTGTTGAGCGCAGGGCATGTCACGAAAAAATGGGCATTAACGACAGAATATGCGTCAGCAAAAGTTCGTGAAAAAGTTGAAAAAGCCGGCGGAAAGCTTATCGTTCTTAATTCATCAGCAGATGCAGGCGGCGAATCTGCATCAGAAAAATCAGAATAG
- a CDS encoding thioredoxin family protein: MTPAPRAPPEKQFHSSMYVAAFAITTLVFVFGILIGHQFTAKKLSQIEGLQKELNAQTLGTELQTLLLTEFPCTSFNSTLTEELFDVGTKLDYMEGQLGKNDKEVLSLKEYYSLLEIRHWLLLRLAKDRCNANYDSVLYFYSNLGDCDICEQQGSVLSTLHKKYPSLTIYSFDLNIPNPALQTIKRIFGVKQAPTLVANQKVIEGFRDKNELESLLFGNQSEKNTTPVQRIH, from the coding sequence ATGACACCAGCACCGAGGGCACCGCCAGAAAAACAGTTTCATTCCAGCATGTATGTCGCGGCTTTTGCCATAACCACGCTCGTCTTTGTTTTTGGCATTCTCATCGGCCATCAGTTTACTGCAAAAAAATTGAGCCAGATTGAAGGGCTCCAAAAAGAGCTGAATGCACAGACATTGGGCACCGAGCTCCAGACGCTTTTGCTCACTGAATTTCCCTGCACCTCGTTCAATTCAACACTCACCGAGGAGTTGTTTGACGTCGGAACAAAGCTTGATTACATGGAAGGCCAGCTGGGGAAAAATGACAAGGAAGTTCTTTCGCTCAAAGAATATTACTCCTTGCTTGAAATCAGGCACTGGCTCCTGCTTCGCCTTGCCAAAGATCGCTGCAATGCCAATTATGACTCGGTGCTCTATTTCTATTCCAACCTTGGTGACTGCGACATCTGCGAACAGCAGGGCTCGGTTCTTTCAACCCTGCATAAAAAATATCCGAGCCTCACGATTTACTCTTTCGACCTCAACATTCCCAACCCCGCGCTGCAGACCATCAAGCGGATTTTTGGCGTGAAACAGGCGCCGACACTGGTTGCCAACCAAAAAGTCATTGAAGGATTTCGAGACAAGAACGAGCTTGAATCACTGCTCTTTGGGAATCAGAGCGAAAAGAATACCACTCCTGTTCAACGTATTCATTAA
- a CDS encoding glycosyltransferase, with translation MTPGMLLLYITSYFGLYTSVLFLLSFFQNKHHLSAPPPRRFPSVTIAVPAFNEQRTIAATLKSLLELDYPRAKLRVVVVDDGSTDGTYAIAEKFCSAVPAPFISLIRKEKNSGKADSLNRALRMCNTELFGALDADSFVHSSSLKKMVGFFDDPQIMAVTPSLKIYQPATFWQKIQSVEYLLGVYLRKVFAYFGSIHVTPGPFTIFRKSFFDRHGLYDEHNLTEDIEVALRIQSKHYRIQNTIDASVWTVGPRTFRALVHQRRRWYVGFLNNVLNYKELFSAKHGNLGLFILPGAFVSIFLAIILLGYVGFKMANHFITFVHNLYAINFDILPWLQFHFDSFFITIDPLTILAIIALCSGIFVVWLAKKHSGEQRRISSSYLLYLFVYWIVFAVWWCIAFHAKAFRKHVTWGKATQPTVPTTQTL, from the coding sequence ATGACACCGGGCATGCTTTTATTGTACATCACCTCTTATTTTGGGCTCTATACCTCAGTATTGTTTCTCCTGAGTTTTTTTCAAAACAAACACCATCTGTCTGCTCCTCCACCCCGAAGGTTTCCTTCAGTAACCATTGCGGTTCCTGCATTTAATGAGCAGCGCACCATCGCTGCAACTCTCAAATCCCTACTTGAGTTGGACTATCCGCGTGCCAAGCTTCGTGTTGTGGTGGTGGATGACGGAAGTACTGATGGGACCTATGCGATTGCGGAAAAATTTTGCAGCGCCGTGCCTGCACCATTCATCAGTCTTATCCGCAAGGAAAAAAATTCTGGCAAGGCAGATTCGCTGAACCGCGCTCTGCGCATGTGCAACACTGAGCTCTTCGGCGCGTTGGACGCAGATTCTTTTGTGCACTCCTCCAGTCTCAAAAAGATGGTCGGATTTTTTGATGATCCGCAGATCATGGCCGTTACCCCCTCCCTAAAAATTTATCAACCTGCTACTTTCTGGCAGAAAATACAATCTGTAGAATACCTTCTCGGTGTGTACCTGCGCAAAGTGTTTGCCTATTTTGGCAGTATCCACGTCACTCCCGGGCCATTCACGATTTTTCGCAAATCATTTTTTGACCGCCATGGCCTCTATGACGAGCATAACCTCACTGAAGACATCGAAGTTGCCCTGCGTATTCAAAGCAAGCACTACCGCATTCAAAACACCATTGATGCATCGGTCTGGACTGTTGGTCCGCGTACCTTCCGCGCGTTGGTGCACCAGCGCCGCCGCTGGTATGTTGGCTTCCTAAATAATGTTCTCAACTACAAAGAGCTTTTCAGTGCAAAGCACGGCAACCTCGGCCTGTTCATTCTTCCCGGCGCATTTGTTTCTATCTTTCTTGCCATTATCCTCTTGGGATATGTTGGCTTCAAGATGGCCAACCATTTCATCACGTTTGTGCATAATCTCTATGCAATCAATTTTGACATTCTTCCCTGGCTCCAGTTCCATTTTGATTCGTTTTTCATTACCATTGACCCGCTCACGATTCTTGCGATTATTGCGCTCTGTTCCGGCATCTTTGTGGTGTGGCTCGCAAAAAAACATTCAGGCGAGCAGCGGCGCATTTCTTCGTCATACCTTTTGTACCTGTTCGTGTACTGGATCGTGTTTGCCGTTTGGTGGTGCATTGCGTTCCATGCCAAGGCGTTTCGGAAGCATGTGACTTGGGGAAAGGCGACACAGCCTACGGTACCTACGACGCAAACTTTATAA